From the genome of Periplaneta americana isolate PAMFEO1 chromosome 15, P.americana_PAMFEO1_priV1, whole genome shotgun sequence, one region includes:
- the LOC138715151 gene encoding uncharacterized protein, whose protein sequence is MGVDYKRVVTVLSIALHLAFAREVSVHGPQVYFLRRRDLKTSSSVPVGYGVGGGFLPKGGLLGFGGLGGYGGGLGGYGGGLGGYGGGLGGYGGGLGGYGGGLGHHGGLLGGYGGYGGYGGFGGSLQKSLGSSSYSNGQAGGGAQNQASGFEAGAGHKGQAAAQNSQGYSGAEDAKKQSEQNAGFYGNEAGEKKKYEKGGAYQGASNYGQSGKKQGEVKSNQDHKKGHSTKGYQNYHHKDESSQSTTFFDEANDEGGHYDYQGQQGGFGGNGGSSFKGSLQDGSFASDAKGKQGHYNSGYATDNQHGAKGSQGNQQFYGDNEDYGQKKSFGDYAKKAGLEEQQKYGGYQGQQFGGFKKGGNQFGGFGHGLGGHLGYVGY, encoded by the exons ATGGGAGTTGATTATAAGAGAGTTGTTACGGTTCTTTCCATAGCGTTGCATTTGGCGTTTGCTAGGGAAGTGAGTGTTCATGGACCTCAGGTATACTTTCTGCGTCGCAGAGATCTCAAGACGTCTTCGAGCGTCCCCGTGGGTTATGGAGTTGGCGGAGGATTCCTGCCTAAAGGGGGACTTCTCGGATTTGGGGGACTGGGAGGATACGGTGGGGGACTAGGAGGATACGGTGGAGGACTGGGAGGATACGGTGGAGGACTGGGAGGATACGGTGGAGGATTGGGAGGATATGGTGGGGGACTGGGACATCACGGCGGCCTCCTAGGAGGCTACGGAGGTTATGGAGGTTACGGAGGATTCGGAGGAAGTCTTCAGAAAAGTCTTGGTAGCTCGAGTTACAGCAACGGCCAGGCAGGAGGAGGAGCCCAGAATCAGGCGTCGGGGTTCGAAGCCGGGGCAGGCCACAAGGGTCAAGCCGCTGCGCAGAACTCGCAGGGGTACTCGGGAGCCGAGGACGCCAAAAAGCAGAGCGAGCAAAACGCCGGTTTCTACGGCAACGAGGCGGGCGAGAAGAAGAAATACGAGAAAGGAGGTGCCTATCAAGGAGCTTCCAATTATGGCCAATCTG GAAAGAAACAGGGTGAGGTGAAAAGCAATCAGGACCACAAGAAAGGACACAGTACCAAGGGCTATCAGAACTACCACCACAAAGACGAATCTTCGCAATCAACGACGTTCTTTGACGAAGCGAACGACGAAGGCGGTCACTACGACTACCAAGGCCAACAAGGAGGTTTCGGCGGCAATGGAGGATCGTCTTTCAAGGGCTCTCTCCAAGACGGCAGCTTTGCATCTGACGCCAAAGGAAAGCAGGGCCATTACAATTCGGGATACGCCACTGACAACCAGCACGGCGCCAAGGGATCTCAGGGCAATCAGCAGTTCTATGGAGATAACGAAgactacggacagaaaaagtcgTTCGGTGATTATGCCAAGAAAGCCGGTCTAGAAGAACAGCAGAAGTACGGAGGCTACCAAGGACAGCAGTTCGGAGGATTCAAGAAAGGTGGTAACCAATTTGGGGGCTTCGGACATGGACTAGGAGGACACTTAGGATATGTGGGGTATTAA